The Streptomyces spororaveus genome includes a region encoding these proteins:
- a CDS encoding PIG-L deacetylase family protein gives MTDASILGLFAHPDDEVLAAGGVLARHAAAGARTAVVTATWAPDSHRAEELAHALRILGAAEPRMLGYADHQVPDSAPEQPRLCDAPLDEAVGRVVEHMRAFRPDIVITHDPSGASGHPDHVRTHQITVLAVHASGLPDLHPHAGPAWTPRSLWLAAYPQVGARDLADLLATVGKRLRTVPDEMVTSPVDVRPWISQKQEALFAHRSEVARARSLPALLSGLPDSSRADLLSTEWFMCHDLTPSQVPPQHVPDPLHLHPGTGCEA, from the coding sequence ATGACCGATGCAAGCATCCTGGGCCTGTTCGCACACCCCGACGACGAGGTGTTGGCCGCGGGCGGCGTCCTCGCCCGGCACGCCGCAGCCGGAGCCCGCACAGCAGTGGTGACCGCAACCTGGGCCCCCGACAGCCACCGCGCCGAAGAGCTCGCCCACGCGCTGCGGATCCTCGGCGCAGCAGAGCCCCGCATGCTCGGCTACGCGGATCACCAGGTTCCGGACTCCGCTCCCGAGCAGCCGCGCCTGTGTGACGCCCCGCTCGACGAGGCGGTCGGTCGCGTCGTCGAGCACATGCGTGCCTTCCGGCCCGACATCGTGATCACGCACGACCCCTCTGGAGCGTCCGGGCACCCCGATCACGTCAGGACCCACCAGATCACGGTGCTGGCCGTCCATGCCTCCGGTCTCCCAGACCTCCACCCTCATGCCGGACCGGCCTGGACACCGCGCAGTCTCTGGCTGGCCGCGTACCCCCAGGTGGGAGCGCGCGATCTGGCTGACCTCCTCGCCACGGTCGGGAAACGGCTCCGTACGGTTCCGGACGAGATGGTCACCTCGCCCGTCGATGTCCGTCCCTGGATCAGCCAGAAGCAGGAGGCCCTTTTCGCCCACCGCTCCGAAGTCGCGCGGGCCCGCTCCCTACCCGCCCTCCTGTCGGGTCTACCGGACAGCTCGCGGGCGGACCTCCTGAGCACCGAATGGTTCATGTGCCACGACTTGACCCCCAGCCAAGTCCCCCCGCAGCACGTCCCGGACCCACTTCACCTTCACCCGGGTACGGGGTGTGAGGCGTGA
- a CDS encoding phosphotransferase enzyme family protein: protein MNESKQIPPVLAQWAEQRLGPVMTVHDAAHNRPSSRVWELATHQGVHAYLKISPDEQAFTREALAYRSVVPALGHGRAPQLLDCRAEDLVLLLSAVPGTPVKALRMTTTEEGVLYEQAGLLTARLHEAGATGESTQEVAEAAFLAAADKVEMHLAQAGSLMSSAEQKLVRGYAQRLRQVGSVPVGLVHGDNRPRNWLWSRPDQRLFLIDFELTRMAPAVQDFVILATTVWAERPDRMDAFFQGYGRQLAEGERIALRCLTALDAAASLAWGPSHSDAFVTSSGRRTLERFMHEDQP from the coding sequence GTGAACGAGTCGAAGCAAATCCCGCCTGTCCTCGCGCAGTGGGCGGAGCAGCGCCTCGGGCCGGTCATGACCGTGCACGATGCGGCGCACAACCGGCCGTCTTCACGGGTGTGGGAGTTGGCCACCCACCAGGGCGTCCACGCCTACCTGAAGATCTCCCCCGACGAGCAGGCGTTCACCCGCGAGGCCCTGGCCTACCGCTCGGTCGTGCCGGCCCTTGGACACGGCCGGGCGCCGCAACTCCTTGACTGCCGCGCAGAAGACCTCGTACTGCTCCTCAGCGCCGTGCCCGGGACTCCCGTCAAGGCTCTGCGCATGACCACGACCGAAGAGGGAGTCCTGTACGAGCAGGCCGGCTTGCTCACCGCACGCCTCCATGAAGCAGGCGCGACCGGGGAATCCACCCAGGAAGTCGCCGAAGCGGCTTTCCTCGCCGCGGCGGACAAGGTGGAGATGCACCTAGCCCAGGCCGGGTCCCTGATGAGCTCCGCCGAGCAGAAGCTGGTGCGCGGCTACGCGCAGCGGCTCCGCCAGGTCGGCAGCGTCCCGGTGGGCCTGGTCCATGGTGACAATCGCCCCCGGAATTGGCTTTGGTCACGGCCCGACCAGCGGCTTTTCCTCATTGACTTCGAGCTGACGCGTATGGCGCCGGCCGTCCAGGACTTCGTCATCCTCGCTACTACCGTGTGGGCCGAGCGGCCTGACCGGATGGACGCGTTCTTCCAGGGCTACGGCCGCCAACTGGCCGAGGGAGAGCGGATCGCTCTACGGTGCCTCACCGCACTGGACGCGGCCGCCTCCCTGGCCTGGGGCCCCTCACATTCCGACGCCTTCGTCACGTCTTCCGGTCGGCGAACCCTGGAGCGCTTCATGCACGAGGACCAACCGTGA
- a CDS encoding tetratricopeptide repeat protein, translating to MVPTDHNQLSAAVKELRAELRALPADTDDSRARALARWIGIGLVSLGSYGDGSTFLRQALDLATASGNTRAVIAAELNLGDAYRYAGEAETADVLYRKALDTARSQHPERVDFALQHFGKHLMEQGDLVLAHAHLREAWQLRSAKGDTSLIESTQAALDRVNLLIGQANIGTAAHC from the coding sequence ATGGTCCCCACCGACCACAACCAACTGTCCGCCGCCGTCAAGGAACTACGCGCGGAACTCCGTGCACTTCCCGCAGATACCGATGACTCCAGGGCGCGGGCCCTGGCCCGGTGGATCGGCATCGGTCTGGTGAGCCTGGGCAGCTACGGTGACGGAAGCACGTTCCTGAGGCAGGCGCTCGACCTGGCCACAGCCAGCGGCAACACCCGGGCCGTCATCGCTGCCGAACTCAACCTCGGCGACGCGTACCGCTACGCCGGTGAGGCAGAGACCGCTGACGTGCTGTACCGCAAGGCCCTGGACACCGCCCGGAGTCAGCACCCGGAACGCGTGGACTTCGCCCTCCAGCACTTCGGCAAGCACCTCATGGAGCAAGGCGACCTTGTACTGGCACACGCCCACCTTCGCGAAGCGTGGCAGCTACGGAGCGCCAAGGGCGACACCAGTCTGATCGAATCTACCCAGGCCGCGCTCGACCGCGTCAACTTGCTGATCGGACAGGCGAACATAGGTACTGCCGCGCACTGCTGA